One Hordeum vulgare subsp. vulgare chromosome 4H, MorexV3_pseudomolecules_assembly, whole genome shotgun sequence DNA window includes the following coding sequences:
- the LOC123446933 gene encoding uncharacterized protein LOC123446933 has product MDYSLAALKLFASQLAGSTTAPSSEGSFPTQMLFGIRFQRAWIQGVVVHADYSVGDGRLFVDDGSCVTELMLRPEDAKGQPWCPGMWILSLAYIPGNSENLPVIK; this is encoded by the exons ATGGACTACTCGCTGGCGGCGCTGAAGCTGTTCGCCTCGCAACTGGCGGGATCCACGACGGCCCCCTCCTCCGAGGGCTCCTTCCCGACGCAGATGCTCTTCGGCATCCGCTTCCAGCGCGCCTGGATCCAG GGCGTGGTGGTGCACGCGGACTATAGCGTCGGCGACGGGAGGCTGTTCGTGGATGACGGCTCCTGCGTCACCGAGCTCATGCTCCGGCCCGAGGATGCCAAGGGCCAGCCCTGGTGCCCAG GCATGTGGATTTTAAGCTTAGCA tacattcccggtaactccgaaaaccttccggtaatcaaatga